One segment of Candidatus Angelobacter sp. DNA contains the following:
- the scpB gene encoding SMC-Scp complex subunit ScpB, translating to MELKLILESVLFSAQKPLSPAELRNVLSEAAEHSEDGTVKPFRKVKPDDLNAALEQLAKDHELAQRSYRLVCVAGSWQFVSQPEYAPWLKALVGEKMRPTRLSQPALETLAIIAYRQPLTRAEMEQIRGVSVDGVMQTLHERGLIEQVGRAEVAGRPMTYATTSLFLEYFGLRSLEELPAADELRRIPVQKPESLLTVEPGLATAPPEQLALSEGGGPKPEGNHQET from the coding sequence ATGGAATTGAAGCTCATTCTGGAGTCGGTTCTGTTCTCCGCGCAAAAACCACTCAGCCCGGCCGAGCTGCGCAACGTCCTTTCCGAAGCCGCGGAGCACTCGGAGGACGGGACCGTCAAGCCGTTCAGGAAAGTTAAACCCGACGATCTGAACGCCGCGCTCGAACAACTGGCGAAGGACCACGAACTGGCGCAGCGCAGTTACCGGCTCGTCTGCGTGGCGGGCTCGTGGCAGTTCGTCAGCCAGCCCGAATACGCGCCGTGGCTCAAGGCGCTGGTCGGCGAAAAGATGCGTCCGACGCGGCTGTCGCAACCGGCCCTGGAAACGCTGGCCATCATCGCCTACCGCCAGCCGTTGACCCGCGCGGAGATGGAGCAGATTCGCGGCGTGTCCGTGGACGGCGTGATGCAAACGTTGCACGAACGCGGTCTGATCGAACAGGTCGGCCGCGCGGAGGTGGCCGGCCGGCCGATGACCTATGCAACAACGTCGTTGTTTCTCGAGTACTTCGGCCTGCGCAGTCTCGAAGAACTGCCCGCCGCGGACGAACTGCGGCGCATCCCCGTGCAGAAACCAGAATCCCTATTGACGGTCGAGCCGGGGCTGGCCACCGCGCCGCCGGAGCAGCTGGCGCTTTCGGAGGGCGGAGGACCGAAGCCGGAAGGTAATCATCAGGAAACGTAA